Proteins co-encoded in one Salvia splendens isolate huo1 chromosome 4, SspV2, whole genome shotgun sequence genomic window:
- the LOC121800147 gene encoding uncharacterized protein LOC121800147: protein MPSETAREIIPVIDSLGTESKRDTRNLHDSVHPRGRSNEESCHSAAEEQVHSCERVGTSSEIKKNNLNNTRYFVIKSLNHQNIQMSIKKGIWATQVMNEPIIEEAFQNSGKVILIFSVNMSGFFQGYAQMMSSVGWRRDNIWSQGSGKSNPWGRSFKVKWLRLQDLPFQKTLHLKNPWNEFKPVKISRDCQELPGDIGAALCELLDEGADMNTNLLRDEIYRDDFSTRRPYIDPFHPVHDEDFNVPPNPMHMSPLLYPSLLYHHQAEASRFQLPHQRADVILNNICEGPGSSKVKLSRHSQMSGSSTNKINSSSRTDSWGLSAERSTDVGNFTEDDILEMTYEEYLEAHTQATRRLHITAAGRSTSLQKSSSSKERSDDSQSASSSKKRSYSQSLE, encoded by the exons GTGATTGATTCTCTAGGTACTGAATCCAAAAGAGACACGAGGAACTTGCATGACTCAG TGCATCCAAGAGGCAGGTCCAATGAGGAATCATGCCACTCAGCTGCTGAGGAGCAAGTGCATTCATGTGAGCGGGTGGGAACGTCAAGTGAAATAAAGAAGAATAACTTGAATAATACTAGATATTTTGTTATCAAGAGCTTGAATCATCAAAATATTCAAATGTCAATAAAGAAGGGAATTTGGGCCACTCAAGTAATGAATGAGCCCATTATTGAAGAAGCCTTTCAA AATTCTGGCAAGgttattcttatatttagtGTCAACATGAGTGGGTTCTTCCAAGGATATGCTCAAATGATGTCTTCCGTTGGTTGGAGAAGGGATAACATATGGAGTCAAGGAAGTGGGAAAAGTAATCCTTGGGGCCGTAGTTTTAAAGTCAAATGGCTGCGCTTACAGGACTTGCCTTTTCAGAAGACACTCCATCTGAAAAATCCCTGGAATGAGTTCAAACCTGTCAAAATTAGTAGAGACTGTCAG GAGTTACCTGGGGATATAGGGGCAGCTCTTTGTGAGCTTCTTGATGAGGGAGCTGATATGAACACTAACTTGCTTAG GGATGAAATCTATAGGGATGATTTTTCTACAAGAAGACCTTACATAGACCCATTCCATCCAGTACATGATGAGGATTTTAACGTGCCTCCAAATCCAATGCACATGTCTCCTCTACTTTATCCATCCTTACTTTATCACCATCAAGCAGAAGCAAGTAGGTTTCAGTTGCCTCACCAGAGAGCTGATGTAATACTGAATAATATCTGTGAAGGTCCTGGGTCATCAAAAGTAAAACTGTCAAGGCATAGTCAGATGAGTGGAAGTTCAACTAATAAGATCAATAGTTCTTCTAGAACTGATAGTTGGGGCTTGTCAGCAGAAAGGAGCACTGATGTTGGAAATTTCACTGAAGATGACATTCTGGAAATG ACATATGAAGAATACCTCGAAGCTCATACTCAAGCCACCAGAAGATTACACATCACT GCTGCTGGACGGTCCACGAGCTTGCAGAAGTCATCATCTAGTAAAGAACGATCTGATGATTC GCAATCGGCAAGCAGCTCAAAGAAAAGGAGTTACAGCCAATCCCTCGAATGA